A single genomic interval of Ischnura elegans chromosome 3, ioIscEleg1.1, whole genome shotgun sequence harbors:
- the LOC124156300 gene encoding histone RNA hairpin-binding protein produces MAPINGVKKDKCLSTAVVNGSARDSSSCESEDTLSKVTIKEEPLDDDENQSNNCSNIWVEDRHPDMVLKEFISRHSDLAENSGCSKDELGDVKIKEEVESPDEDSCSGDINNILSSVKCEVKEERVCGSGSASPRNNNNSDLEDYVDEETEGSSAGKESSSAVGSLVERCQKGLSDFKVVSPMKGPDTRKRSREPRPVDPALTKGFRWDSPRKKKQAFSKSVEIETDPVVLARRQKQIDYGKNTVAYDRYVSLIPKDKRQQGHPRTPPKNIKYSRRAWDGMIRVWRQQLHIWDPPNTEGTSKEKIIEESSESGRSTPADQSSLSTDAVNDDIEEEDFLPLDDDILADM; encoded by the exons ATGGCTCCAATAAACGGCGTGAAAAAGGATAAATGTCTTAGCACTGCTGTTGTAAATGGCAGTGCTAGGGACAGTTCCAGTTGTGAGTCAGAAGACACGCTTTCGAa GGTCACCATAAAGGAGGAACCACTCgatgatgatgaaaatcaaaGCAATAATTGCTCAAATATATGGGTTGAAGACAGACATCCTGACAT GGTTTTGAAGGAGTTTATCAGTCGACATAGCGACTTGGCTGAGAACAGCGGATGTTCCAAAGATGAACTTGGTGATGTTAAAATAAAGGAGGAGGTGGAAAGCCCTGATGAGGACTCGTGCAGTGGCGATATAAATAATATCTTATCTAGTGTTAAATGTGAAGTTAAGGAGGAACGTGTATGTGGTTCAGGGTCAGCATCGCCTAGAAATAATAACAATTCTGATCTGGAGGACTACGTTGACGAGGAAACAGAGGGATCATCAGCAGGGAAAGAAAGTTCGTCGGCTGTCGGAAGTTTGGTGGAGCGTTGTCAAAAGGGTTTGAGTGACTTTAAAGTTGTTAGTCCGATGAAAGGGCCCGACACGAGAAAGAGATCCAGGGAACCAAGGCCCGTTGACCCAGCTTTAACGAAGGGTTTTCGCTG GGATAGCCCTCGAAAGAAGAAACAAGCATTCTCGAAATCAGTGGAAATTGAAACAGATCCCGTTGTCCTCGCCAGAAGGCAAAAGCAAATCGACTACGGAAAGAATACCGTTGCGTATGACAGATACGTCTCCCTTATTCCAAA GGATAAAAGGCAACAAGGTCATCCGAGGACGccaccaaaaaatataaaatatagtagGCGTGCTTGGGATGGAATGATTCGAGTTTGGAGGCAGCAACTTCATATATGGGATCCACCAAATACAGAAGGCACTAGTAAAGAGAA GATTATCGAGGAGTCTTCAGAAAGTGGAAGGAGCACTCCAGCTGATCAATCTTCCCTATCAACAGATGCAGTGAATGATGATATTGAGGAGGAAGACTTCCTACCCCTGGATGATGACATCCTTGCAGACATGTGA